In Cnuibacter physcomitrellae, a genomic segment contains:
- a CDS encoding LCP family protein, whose translation MAVTGRGPTPIRHRRASRRTPWLVLVRWMAIGAAVIVAATVGVVGVAVASLSQQLSDNAVDLGTTPTVAPPLLGPYPGGFNLLVVGTDNDPNQADSYGARSATLNDVTILVHVASDHQSATIVSLPRDLVIAQPACVDPATGTTASAVSARPLNEAWGRGGLACVAATVSDLTGMSIPYAAATSFAGVVNITDAIGGVDVCLTGPITDPYSGLDLPAGHSIIQGDTALAFLRSRHGIGDGSDLSRIGSQQQYLASLVRTVKSQSTLTDVTKVFGLAQAAAQNIRPSTSLQSVDAITSLALTLKDVDTSRIAFVSYPVTTYVNDSNKVQPAQATADQLFLAIKNDQSISLSGGTTATGSTAIPPAAGAPTPPSTNTPAADAPPATAVQGITGQTADEQTCADPFFG comes from the coding sequence ATGGCTGTGACCGGACGCGGTCCCACACCCATCCGCCATCGCCGTGCATCGCGCCGTACGCCGTGGCTGGTGCTCGTGCGATGGATGGCGATCGGGGCAGCCGTGATCGTCGCGGCGACCGTCGGCGTCGTGGGTGTAGCCGTCGCGTCGCTGTCACAGCAACTCAGCGATAACGCCGTTGACCTCGGCACCACGCCGACGGTCGCCCCGCCCTTGCTCGGCCCCTACCCAGGAGGATTCAACCTGCTGGTCGTGGGCACCGACAACGATCCCAACCAAGCCGACAGCTACGGGGCCCGATCAGCGACGCTGAACGACGTCACCATCCTCGTGCACGTCGCCTCCGACCATCAGTCCGCGACGATCGTCAGTCTTCCCCGCGACCTCGTCATTGCCCAACCCGCGTGCGTCGACCCCGCCACCGGGACCACCGCGTCCGCCGTGTCGGCCAGACCGCTGAACGAGGCGTGGGGCAGAGGAGGGCTGGCCTGCGTCGCTGCGACCGTGTCCGATCTGACCGGGATGAGCATCCCCTACGCGGCCGCAACGTCCTTCGCCGGCGTGGTGAACATCACCGACGCGATCGGAGGAGTGGACGTGTGCCTGACCGGGCCGATCACCGACCCGTACTCAGGCCTGGACCTCCCCGCGGGCCACAGCATCATCCAGGGCGACACGGCGTTGGCCTTCCTCCGATCCCGGCATGGCATCGGTGATGGCAGCGACCTGTCCCGCATCGGCAGTCAACAGCAATACCTCGCCTCCCTCGTACGGACCGTGAAAAGCCAGAGCACCCTCACCGACGTCACTAAAGTCTTCGGGCTCGCGCAGGCCGCGGCGCAGAACATTCGCCCCTCCACGTCGCTGCAGAGCGTCGACGCGATCACCTCCCTGGCCCTCACCCTCAAAGACGTCGATACCAGCCGGATCGCATTCGTGTCCTACCCGGTGACCACCTACGTCAACGACTCCAATAAGGTCCAACCCGCGCAAGCGACCGCTGATCAGCTGTTCTTGGCGATCAAGAACGATCAGTCCATCTCCCTTTCCGGTGGCACCACCGCCACCGGGTCCACCGCCATCCCACCCGCTGCTGGTGCCCCGACCCCACCGAGCACCAACACGCCAGCTGCCGACGCGCCCCCGGCGACGGCAGTGCAGGGAATCACTGGCCAGACCGCCGACGAGCAGACATGCGCCGACCCCTTCTTCGGGTGA
- the efeO gene encoding iron uptake system protein EfeO, whose translation MTARTPFRRLAVAPIALTGVVLAGCVANTPAGGSAGGGIAVTSSSTDCAVGAASAPSGPVTFTVTNSGDQVTEFYLLADDGLRIVGEIENIGPGISRDLVVQAQPGDYFTVCKPGMVGDGIGKTVFTVTGDTVQLPGTLQEQVDAAAANYVAYVKDQVAQLVVGTQDLATAYAAGDVATAQALYPRVRANYERIEPVASSFSDIDPALDAREADVAQGEAWTGWHRIEKDLFPPAAADNGGVTYVALTAAERSSYADRLVADTQALADAVNDPSYTLSIDAISNGAIALLEEVASGKITGEEEIWSHTDLWDFQANLEGARVAYEGVRDIAAGKDPALVATLDQRFAELEATLSRYGNLQSGFASYTDLTPAQVKELADGVNSLSEPLSRLTATLVS comes from the coding sequence ATGACCGCACGCACGCCCTTCCGCCGCCTCGCCGTCGCCCCGATCGCCCTGACCGGCGTCGTCCTGGCGGGGTGCGTAGCCAACACCCCCGCCGGAGGCTCGGCCGGTGGAGGGATCGCCGTGACCAGCTCGAGCACCGACTGCGCGGTCGGCGCTGCCTCCGCGCCGAGTGGCCCGGTGACCTTCACCGTGACCAACAGCGGCGATCAGGTGACGGAGTTCTATCTCCTCGCCGACGACGGGCTCCGCATCGTCGGGGAGATCGAGAACATTGGTCCCGGGATCTCCCGCGACCTAGTCGTCCAGGCGCAGCCGGGCGACTACTTCACCGTCTGCAAGCCCGGCATGGTCGGTGACGGCATCGGCAAGACCGTGTTCACCGTCACCGGTGACACGGTGCAGCTGCCCGGGACCCTGCAGGAGCAGGTCGATGCCGCGGCGGCGAACTACGTCGCCTACGTCAAGGACCAGGTCGCGCAACTCGTGGTGGGCACACAGGATCTCGCCACCGCCTATGCGGCGGGAGACGTCGCCACGGCACAGGCGCTGTATCCGCGTGTGCGGGCCAACTACGAGCGCATCGAACCGGTAGCGTCTTCCTTCAGCGACATCGACCCGGCATTGGATGCCCGCGAGGCCGACGTTGCTCAGGGCGAGGCGTGGACCGGATGGCACCGGATCGAGAAGGACCTGTTCCCCCCGGCCGCAGCCGACAACGGCGGCGTGACCTACGTCGCACTGACCGCCGCGGAACGATCGTCGTATGCCGACCGGCTCGTCGCAGACACGCAGGCTCTCGCCGATGCGGTGAACGATCCGAGCTACACGCTCAGCATCGACGCGATCTCCAATGGCGCGATCGCGCTGCTGGAGGAGGTCGCCAGCGGCAAGATCACCGGTGAGGAGGAGATCTGGTCACACACCGACCTGTGGGACTTCCAGGCCAACCTCGAAGGCGCCCGCGTAGCCTATGAGGGCGTCCGTGATATCGCGGCGGGGAAGGATCCGGCGCTGGTCGCCACCTTGGATCAGCGGTTCGCTGAGCTGGAGGCCACTCTGTCGCGGTACGGGAACTTGCAGTCGGGGTTCGCGTCGTACACCGATCTGACGCCGGCGCAGGTGAAGGAGCTAGCAGACGGCGTGAACTCTCTGTCTGAGCCGTTGAGCCGCCTCACCGCGACCCTGGTCAGCTAG
- the efeU gene encoding iron uptake transporter permease EfeU produces the protein MFANYLIGLREGLEAALVVGILLSYIKRLDRPGLASRIWIGVGIAIAISLGLGAILTFGTYGLSFGAKEAIGGGLSIIATGFVTWMVFWMLRTSQNMRGTLHGEIDRAVAASAWSLVIVAFFAVGREGIETALFIWAAVQSVGSNSLPLVGAALGIATAVVLGYVIYRGMVKVNLAKFFAWSGAFLIVLAAGVLSYGIHDLQEGGILPGLHDLAFDVSSVIPPDSWYGTLLKGTVNFSPATTWLELTVWLLYFVPTMFFFLRTVRRNSRARAVARSSAPEKVAA, from the coding sequence ATGTTCGCGAACTACCTGATCGGCCTCCGCGAAGGTCTCGAGGCGGCCCTGGTGGTGGGCATCCTGCTGTCGTACATCAAGCGCCTCGATCGTCCGGGCCTCGCCTCGCGCATCTGGATCGGCGTCGGCATCGCGATCGCGATCTCGCTGGGACTGGGCGCCATTCTCACCTTCGGGACCTACGGGCTGAGCTTCGGCGCGAAGGAGGCGATCGGCGGGGGCCTGTCGATCATCGCCACGGGGTTCGTGACGTGGATGGTGTTCTGGATGCTCCGCACGTCTCAGAACATGCGCGGCACTCTCCACGGTGAGATCGATCGCGCGGTCGCCGCATCCGCCTGGAGCCTGGTGATCGTGGCGTTCTTCGCAGTCGGACGCGAAGGGATCGAGACGGCGCTGTTCATCTGGGCCGCCGTGCAATCGGTGGGCTCGAACAGCCTCCCACTAGTCGGCGCGGCCCTGGGAATCGCCACCGCTGTCGTGCTGGGCTACGTCATCTACCGCGGCATGGTGAAGGTGAACCTGGCGAAGTTCTTCGCCTGGTCGGGCGCGTTCCTGATCGTGCTCGCCGCCGGGGTCCTGTCCTACGGCATCCACGACCTCCAGGAGGGCGGCATCCTCCCCGGGCTGCACGATCTCGCCTTCGACGTCAGCTCGGTCATCCCGCCCGACAGCTGGTACGGGACGCTGTTGAAGGGGACCGTGAACTTCTCACCGGCGACCACCTGGCTGGAGCTGACCGTGTGGCTGCTGTACTTCGTTCCGACCATGTTCTTTTTCCTGCGCACGGTCCGGCGGAACAGCCGTGCTCGCGCGGTAGCCCGATCCTCCGCTCCCGAGAAAGTCGCCGCATGA
- a CDS encoding phosphatase PAP2 family protein, with protein MLLAVGLALAVLLVVGAAQVYDNVTDANGIAGLDQPLLQLAISLRSPAADAIVTGYTEIAGPIGMPIIAVLALMILAIRRRSWTPVIVIASASLGSLAMTIAGKNFIGRVRPPLSDAVPPFEYSPSFPSGHTLNAVVVAGAIAYLLVVNQTRRSAKVLTISIAAGFALTIGLSRVFLGPTGSPTSLQGGSSALHG; from the coding sequence GTGCTACTGGCGGTCGGGCTCGCTCTGGCAGTCCTGCTCGTCGTGGGCGCCGCGCAGGTCTACGACAACGTCACCGACGCCAACGGTATCGCGGGCCTGGACCAGCCTCTGCTGCAGCTAGCGATCTCGCTGCGTTCGCCCGCGGCCGACGCCATCGTCACCGGGTACACAGAGATCGCGGGCCCGATCGGAATGCCGATCATCGCTGTCCTGGCGTTGATGATCCTCGCGATCAGACGTCGGTCCTGGACCCCGGTCATCGTCATCGCCTCCGCAAGTCTGGGATCGCTGGCCATGACGATTGCAGGCAAGAACTTCATCGGTCGCGTCCGTCCCCCACTCAGCGACGCCGTGCCTCCGTTCGAATACTCGCCCTCTTTCCCCAGCGGACACACCCTCAACGCCGTCGTCGTCGCCGGCGCGATCGCCTACCTCCTCGTCGTGAACCAGACACGACGATCGGCCAAGGTGCTGACCATCAGCATCGCGGCCGGGTTCGCTCTCACCATCGGACTCTCCCGCGTGTTCCTCGGCCCCACTGGTTCACCGACGTCGTTGCAGGGTGGATCCTCGGCGCTGCATGGCTGA